Proteins from one Elgaria multicarinata webbii isolate HBS135686 ecotype San Diego chromosome 3, rElgMul1.1.pri, whole genome shotgun sequence genomic window:
- the MYOT gene encoding myotilin isoform X8, with translation MASFPPQQVIPSFAYSYSKPMYKKQTSSTRQVQKTSDREIQGTKDALIQDLERKLRCKDNLLHNGNQRLTYEERMARRLLGPENAASVFEPQSEENPQDPHQQNMESTRLQVPTPQVRSRPSSRGERNEQGSIQEKFFQPRFLQVPEDITVEEGRFCRIDFKVSGLPAPDVSWYLNGRLVHPDDFHKMIVSEKGFHSFIFEVVRVYDAGTWECVAFNRAGEASFRVKLDVIAREHRKAPVFIFKPQSTKVYEGDSARLECQVSAIPPPQIYWKRNNEMVQFNTDRISMFHDTSGKVCLLIHNTNKKDAGWYTVSAVNEAGVATCHARLDVATHTYKPIPNPKPLKVRPTFSKYLALNGKGLDVKQAFLPDEGEFQRMAAQSGLYESDEL, from the exons TTATTCAAAGCCTATGTACAAAAAGCAAACCAGCAGCACCAGACAAGTGCAGAAGACTTCTGACAGAGAGATACAAGGAACGAAAGACGCCCTCATTCAAGACTTGGAAAGAAAACTACGATGTAAAGATAACCTTCTCCATAACGGAAACCAA CGTTTAACCTACGAAGAGAGGATGGCTCGCAGGTTACTTGGACCAGAAAATGCTGCATCTGTGTTTGAACCTCAGAGTGAAGAAAATCCACAGGACCCACAT CAGCAGAACATGGAAAGCACACGGCTGCAAGTTCCTACGCCACAAGTAAG GAGCAGGCCATCTTCAAGAGGGGAGAGGAATGAGCAAGGCTCAATCCAGGAGAAGTTTTTTCAACCACGTTTCTTGCAAGTGCCTGAAGATATAACAGTTGAAGAAGGACGATTCTGCAGGATTGATTTCAAG GTCAGTGGACTACCAGCTCCAGATGTGTCATGGTACTTAAATGGAAGACTGGTTCACCCAGATGACTTTCATAAAATGATTGTTTCTGAAAAAGGCTTCCACTCATTCATTTTCGAAGTCGTCCGGGTTTATGATGCAGGAACCTGGGAGTGCGTGGCTTTTAATCGTGCTGGAGAAGCTTCCTTTAGAGTAAAGCTAGATGTTATTG CACGAGAACACCGGAAAGCCCCCGTGTTCATCTTTAAACCACAAAGCACAAAAGTTTATGAGGGGGATTCAGCCAGACTTGAATGCCAAGTGTCTGCTATTCCCCCACCACAGATCTACTGGAAAAGAAATAACGAAATGGTACAATTCAATACAGACAGAATCAG TATGTTTCATGATACATCTGGAAAGGTTTGCTTGCTGATccacaatacaaataaaaaagatGCTGGTTGGTACACAGTGTCTGCAGTCAATGAAGCAGGAGTAGCAACATGCCATGCCAGGTTGGATGTAGCTA CTCACACATACAAGCCAATTCCAAACCCAAAGCCGTTGAAAGTTCGACCAACTTTTAGCAAATACTTGGCACTCAACGGTAAAGGTCTGGATGTGAAACAAGCTTTCTTGCCTGATGAAGGAGAGTTTCAGCGTATGGCAGCACAGTCTGGACTCTATGAGAGCGATGAACTTTAA
- the MYOT gene encoding myotilin isoform X7 encodes MASFPPQQVIPSFAYSSYSKPMYKKQTSSTRQVQKTSDREIQGTKDALIQDLERKLRCKDNLLHNGNQRLTYEERMARRLLGPENAASVFEPQSEENPQDPHQQNMESTRLQVPTPQVRSRPSSRGERNEQGSIQEKFFQPRFLQVPEDITVEEGRFCRIDFKVSGLPAPDVSWYLNGRLVHPDDFHKMIVSEKGFHSFIFEVVRVYDAGTWECVAFNRAGEASFRVKLDVIAREHRKAPVFIFKPQSTKVYEGDSARLECQVSAIPPPQIYWKRNNEMVQFNTDRISMFHDTSGKVCLLIHNTNKKDAGWYTVSAVNEAGVATCHARLDVATHTYKPIPNPKPLKVRPTFSKYLALNGKGLDVKQAFLPDEGEFQRMAAQSGLYESDEL; translated from the exons CAGTTATTCAAAGCCTATGTACAAAAAGCAAACCAGCAGCACCAGACAAGTGCAGAAGACTTCTGACAGAGAGATACAAGGAACGAAAGACGCCCTCATTCAAGACTTGGAAAGAAAACTACGATGTAAAGATAACCTTCTCCATAACGGAAACCAA CGTTTAACCTACGAAGAGAGGATGGCTCGCAGGTTACTTGGACCAGAAAATGCTGCATCTGTGTTTGAACCTCAGAGTGAAGAAAATCCACAGGACCCACAT CAGCAGAACATGGAAAGCACACGGCTGCAAGTTCCTACGCCACAAGTAAG GAGCAGGCCATCTTCAAGAGGGGAGAGGAATGAGCAAGGCTCAATCCAGGAGAAGTTTTTTCAACCACGTTTCTTGCAAGTGCCTGAAGATATAACAGTTGAAGAAGGACGATTCTGCAGGATTGATTTCAAG GTCAGTGGACTACCAGCTCCAGATGTGTCATGGTACTTAAATGGAAGACTGGTTCACCCAGATGACTTTCATAAAATGATTGTTTCTGAAAAAGGCTTCCACTCATTCATTTTCGAAGTCGTCCGGGTTTATGATGCAGGAACCTGGGAGTGCGTGGCTTTTAATCGTGCTGGAGAAGCTTCCTTTAGAGTAAAGCTAGATGTTATTG CACGAGAACACCGGAAAGCCCCCGTGTTCATCTTTAAACCACAAAGCACAAAAGTTTATGAGGGGGATTCAGCCAGACTTGAATGCCAAGTGTCTGCTATTCCCCCACCACAGATCTACTGGAAAAGAAATAACGAAATGGTACAATTCAATACAGACAGAATCAG TATGTTTCATGATACATCTGGAAAGGTTTGCTTGCTGATccacaatacaaataaaaaagatGCTGGTTGGTACACAGTGTCTGCAGTCAATGAAGCAGGAGTAGCAACATGCCATGCCAGGTTGGATGTAGCTA CTCACACATACAAGCCAATTCCAAACCCAAAGCCGTTGAAAGTTCGACCAACTTTTAGCAAATACTTGGCACTCAACGGTAAAGGTCTGGATGTGAAACAAGCTTTCTTGCCTGATGAAGGAGAGTTTCAGCGTATGGCAGCACAGTCTGGACTCTATGAGAGCGATGAACTTTAA